From Carya illinoinensis cultivar Pawnee chromosome 5, C.illinoinensisPawnee_v1, whole genome shotgun sequence, one genomic window encodes:
- the LOC122310709 gene encoding uncharacterized protein LOC122310709 isoform X2, with amino-acid sequence MGNCGSAPKTEAEADLVPEPVKEDLVVTQEEVKVQQEEKGNDGNDEKHNAVDEKPANVDDAAQGATTLVNEAEEKKEAKEDKKTPEIISEETKEAEKPKTEDQVNAAPEKASKAEVSDAAKAQEANKLEEKTADKTATDSEAEKLENKTADI; translated from the exons ATGGGTAATTGTGGTAGTGCGCCGAAAACCGAGGCCGAGGCTGATCTTGTGCCTGAGCCTGTCAAGGAGGACTTGGTGGTGACCCAAGAGGAGGTCAAGGTTCAACAAGAAGAGAAGGGGAACGATGGAAATGACGAAAAGCATAATGCTGTTGATGAGAAGCCTGCCAATGTGGACGACGCCGCTCAGGGTGCCACCACCCTGGTCAATGAG gctgaagaaaagaaagaagcaaaGGAGGATAAGAAGACCCCCGAAATTATATCTGAAGAGACAAAAGAAGCAGAAAAGCCAAAGACTGAAGATCAGGTAAATGCTGCACCAGAGAAAGCATCGAAAGCTGAAGTTTCAGATGCTGCAAAAGCTCAAGAAGCCAATAAATTGGAGGAGAAGACAGCAGATAAAACTGCTACAGATTCGGAAGCCGAGAAACTTGAAAACAAGACGGCAGATATATAA
- the LOC122311228 gene encoding uncharacterized protein LOC122311228, with protein MLIIFLCMCYDNYFYCSLCIWTAMPESRGENCSSSGKSIVEYPICYCGIKACQRTAHTDENEGRRFFGCQNYMSGKSCGYFCWYDPEIPSYCQKTIKRLQHSIDKLKLEVEKIQASMDIQSLNHRLQIESEKRKRQMEKATYVTLISLSWFFFVGLLISSCGWFKGKC; from the exons atgttaataatttttctGTGTATGTGCTACGACAACTACTTTTATTGTTCTCTTTGTATATGGACAGCAATGCCTGAGTCACGTGGTGAAAATTGCTCAAGCTCAGGAAAGTCAATAGTTGAGTACCCAATTTGTTACTGTGGAATTAAAGCTTGTCAAAGAACTGCGCATACGGATGAAAATGAGGGGCGGCGATTTTTTGGATGCCAAAACTATATG TCTGGGAAGTCTTGTGGATACTTCTGCTGGTATGACCCTGAAATACCATCATATTGCCAAAAAACTATCAAACGATTACAACACtcaattgataaattaaaacttgaagttgaaaagaTCCAAGCATCAATGGATATCCAAAGCTTGAATCATCGACTACAAATAGAGTCCGAGAAGCGCAAGAGGCAAATGGAGAAGGCTACCTACGTGACACTAATTTCATTGTCGTGGTTTTTCTTTGTTGGGTTGCTTATATCTAGTTGTGGTTGGTTCAAAgggaaatgttaa
- the LOC122309483 gene encoding protein FAR1-RELATED SEQUENCE 5-like, with protein sequence MASNVHLTDDEYDEVFVDDGPDNYDGTEEPNEDDGVEEPIVGRTFSSEEEVRSYYMRYAKQKGFGVRRRNSRQSEDGRVRWFTLVCARQGTAKSQASNILKPRQTERVGCKARINAVLNEDGGYTLSSVILDHTHYVSPGKARHFRCFKKVDARVAKRLEINDEAGIRTSKTFQSVIVEAGGYENVPFGQKECQNYIEKARQLRLGVGGVEALTNYFQEMQKINAEFFYAIDVGPDMRLKNVFWADARSRAAYQSFGDVITFDTTYLTNAYKMPFAPFVGVNHHGQSILFGCGLISNEDANTFEWLFESWLKCMNDQPPNAIITDQDKAMKVVIARVFPTTRHRFCLWHIMKKLPEKFGSHSRYDEIKDSLHKCVYDSLSENEFEERWGALLETNDFRENAWLGLLYADRHYWVPAYVKNTFWAGMSTTQRSEGMNAFFDDYVHSRTTLKQFVDQYDSALRRKAENEAIADFNSFNTEIPCISHYPIEKQFQKIYTIAKFKEVQEEFRGFLYLTTSYFGGDGANFTYVVGDEIKVSDGFIKRVNYFVSVCEESSLDITCSCKLFEFRGILCRHALRILAQLDKSEVPPKYILDRWRKDIKRQYVNVRSSYEATSNPEKQRFNRIQNCFYQLCSNAAKTERSCVKLISQLEQLKSEYPDDDSYGACSTAGLVTPIDGTTSKVLSPLVVRSKERPTTKRRTHPVDKALKKPSTRRRLSTTEQSSLHDQESQVWTHGPDFFCTPLSARPPPVQAQPVQMNDSDQDDLRQPRWWQP encoded by the exons ATGGCTTCCAATGTACACTTGACGGATGATGAGTATGATGAAGTTTTTGTTGATGATGGGCCTGATAATTATGATGGTACCGAAGAACCTAATGAAGATGATGGTGTCGAGGAACCAATAGTTGGAAGGACTTTTTCTAGTGAGGAAGAAGTCCGGTCTTATTATATGAGATATGCTAAACAGAAAGGGTTCGGGGTCCGTAGAAGGAATTCTAGACAGAGCGAAGATGGGCGGGTTAGATGGTTCACATTGGTATGTGCGCGGCAAGGCACAGCAAAGAGTCAGGCTTCCAATATACTCAAGCCAAGACAAACAGAGAGGGTAGGGTGTAAAGCAAGAATTAATGCAGTTTTGAATGAAGATGGCGGATATACCTTGTCTAGTGTAATATTGGATCACACACATTATGTCAGTCCAGGGAAAGCAAGACACTTTAGATGCTTCAAGAAGGTAGATGCTCGTGTGGCTAAGAGGCTGGAAATAAATGATGAAGCTGGAATACGTACGTCAAAAACTTTCCAGAGTGTAATTGTTGAAGCAGGGGGGTATGAGAATGTGCCATTTGGGCAAAAGGAATGTCAAAACTATATTGAGAAAGCACGACAACTTCGTCTCGGAGTTGGAGGCGTTGAAGCTCTAACTAACTACTTCCAGGAAATGCAGAAAATTAATGCTGAATTTTTTTATGCGATTGATGTCGGCCCTGACATGAGGTTAAAGAATGTGTTTTGGGCAGACGCCCGAAGTAGAGCTGCGTATCAATCATTCGGGGATGTAATCACTTTTGATACCACATACTTGACCAATGCTTATAAAATGCCATTTGCGCCATTTGTGGGCGTGAACCATCATGGTCAGTCAATCCTATTCGGGTGTGGATTGATTTCCAATGAGGATGCGAATACTTTTGAGTGGTTGTTTGAGTCATGGTTGAAGTGTATGAATGACCAACCACCAAATGCAATAATTACAGACCAAGATAAGGCAATGAAAGTTGTAATTGCCAGGGTGTTTCCAACAACTAGGCATCGCTTCTGTTTGTGGCATATCATGAAGAAGCTTCCAGAAAAATTTGGGTCACATTCTCGATATGACGAGATCAAAGATAGTCTACACAAATGTGTGTATGACTCATTAAGTGAGAATGAGTTTGAAGAACGATGGGGCGCTTTGCTTGAAACAAATGATTTTCGCGAGAATGCTTGGTTGGGATTGCTTTATGCTGATAGGCATTATTGGGTGCCGGCGTAcgtaaaaaatacattttgggcCGGAATGTCAACCACACAACGTAGTGAgggcatgaatgcattttttgatgaCTACGTTCACTCCCGGACCACATTGAAACAATTTGTGGATCAGTACGATTCAGCCCTTAGAAGGAAGGCAGAGAATGAAGCAATTGCTGACTTTAATTCATTTAACACTGAGATTCCTTGCATATCTCACTATCCTATCGAGAagcaatttcaaaaaatatatacaattgcCAAGTTCAAGGAAGTCCAAGAAGAATTTCGAGGGTTTTTGTATTTGACTACCTCGTATTTTGGTGGTGATGGGGCAAACTTTACGTACGTAGTCGGGGATGAGATTAAGGTGAGTGATGGATTCATTAAACGCGTAAACTATTTTGTTAGCGTATGTGAAGAATCTTCTCTTGATATTACATGCAGTTgcaaattatttgagtttagggGAATATTATGTCGACATGCTCTTCGAATCCTGGCACAGTTAGACAAGAGTGAAGTTCCACCAAAATACATTTTGGATCGGTGGAGGAAGGATATAAAGAGACAATATGTCAATGTAAGAAGTAGTTATGAGGCGACGAGCAATCCTGAGAAACAAAGGTTCAATCGGATCCAGAATTGCTTCTATCAACTATGTTCAAATGCCGCAAAGACCGAGAGAAGCTGTGTGAAATTGATCAGCCAACTAGAACAATTGAAATCGGAGTACCCCGATGACGATTCATATGGTGCTTGTTCCACAGCTGGTCTTGTTACTCCCATTGATGGCACAACCAGCAAAGTTCTTAGTCCATTAGTTGTTCGGAGTAAAGAGAGACCCACAACTAAGAGAAGAACACACCCCGTTGATAAGGCTCTCAAGAAACCGAGTACTAGAAGGAGATTGTCCACAACTGAG CAATCCTCGCTACATGATCAAGAAAGCCAAGTTTGGACACATGGGCCGGATTTTTTTTGTACTCCCTTGTCTGCTCGTCCACCTCCAGTGCAAGCGCAACCTGTGCAGATGAATGACTCGGATCAGGATGATTTACGACAGCCTAGATGGTGGCAGCCATGA
- the LOC122310645 gene encoding tubby-like F-box protein 8 yields MSFRSIVRDVRDGFGSLSRRGFEVRLTGHHRGKSHGSFHDLHDHPVIVQNSRWASLPPELLYDVIRRLEESESTWPSRKHVVACAAVCRSWRFMCKDIVKSPEFCGKLTFPVSLKQPGPRDGAVQCFIKRDKSNLTYHLFLCLSPALLVENGKFLLSAKRTRRTTCTEYVISMDADNISRSSSTYIGKLRSNFLGTKFIIYDTQPPFTSAHIPPPGRTSRRFYSKKVSPKVPTGSYNIAQVTYELNVLGTRGPRRMHCIMHSIPASALDAGGTVPGQPDLLPRSIEDSFRSISFSKSLDHSVDFSSSRFSEIGGPHDDEEDGKLRPLVLKNKPPRWHEQLQCWCLNFRGRVTVASVKNFQLIAATQPAAGAPTPSQPAPPEHDKIILQFGKVGKDMFTMDYRYPLSAFQAFAICLSSFDTKLACE; encoded by the exons ATGTCATTCCGTAGTATAGTTCGTGATGTGAGAGATGGTTTTGGGAGCTTATCTAGGCGAGGTTTTGAAGTCCGGCTAACCGGCCATCACAGAGGCAAATCTCATGGTTCATTTCATGATTTGCATGATCACCCCGTCATAGTTCAGAATAGCCGTTGGGCTAGCCTACCCCCTGAGCTACTATATGACGTAATTAGGAGGTTGGAGGAGAGTGAGAGCACATGGCCATCTCGTAAGCATGTTGTCGCATGTGCAGCAGTTTGCCGGTCTTGGAGGTTTATGTGCAAAGATATTGTCAAGAGTCCTGAGTTCTGTGGGAAACTTACCTTCCCAGTGTCCCTGAAGCAG CCAGGGCCGCGTGATGGAGCTGTTCAGTGTTTCATAAAAAGGGATAAATCTAACTTAACATATCACCTTTTTCTGTGTCTTAGCCCAG CTTTGCTGGTTGAAAATGGTAAATTCCTTCTTTCAGCAAAGAGGACTCGAAGAACCACATGCACAGAGTATGTTATCTCTATGGATGCTGATAACATTTCAAGATCAAGTAGCACTTATATTGGGAAGCTGAG ATCCAACTTTCTTGGCACAAAATTCATAATATATGATACACAACCGCCATTCACTTCCGCTCACATTCCCCCGCCTGGGCGGACAAGCCGTagattttattctaaaaaagtCTCCCCAAAGGTTCCAACAGGAAGCTACAACATTGCCCAGGTAACATATGAGTTAAATGTTCTGGGAACACGGGGCCCACGAAGGATGCATTGCATCATGCATTCAATCCCAGCCTCAGCCCTTGATGCCGGTGGCACTGTCCCTGGCCAACCAGATCTGCTTCCCCGCTCTATTGAGGACTCATTCCGGAGCATTTCCTTCTCAAAGTCCCTTGATCACTCCGTTGATTTCAGTAGCTCACGATTTTCTGAAATTGGTGGGCCCcatgatgatgaagaagatggcAAACTTAGACCATTGGTTCTGAAAAACAAGCCCCCTAGATGGCATGAACAATTACAGTGTTGGTGCTTGAATTTCCGTGGGCGGGTAACTGTTGCATCTGTTAAAAACTTCCAGTTGATTGCTGCTACACAGCCTGCTGCTGGTGCACCAACACCATCTCAACCAGCCCCACCAGAGCATGATAAGATAATTCTGCAGTTTGGTAAAGTTGGTAAAGACATGTTCACCATGGATTATCGTTATCCTCTATCTGCGTTTCAGGCTTTTGCAATTTGCTTGAGCAGCTTTGATACCAAATTGGCTTGTGAATAG
- the LOC122310742 gene encoding bZIP transcription factor 12-like: MASSKLVTTNPDLPRQSSICSLSTMLADLQQQQQHQQNPSSSSKAFGASMSMDDLLKNLYSDQTPNQLPLDGSSSISPQGSFSQPKELGDKTVDDVWKEIVAGNDNQRQAGAEEAGNDAASGQLEEMTLEDFLTKTGAVREEDVRSGAVVPGPGGYGVDSSAAVAMNGGQFALQGVEVGHALVPFDGRVVVGGAVGGGRGKRRAVEEPVVDKATQQRQRRMIKNRESAARSRERKQAYTVELESLVTQLEEEKARLLREEASQNKERFKQLMQNLIPVVEKRRPPRTLRRVNSVHW; the protein is encoded by the exons ATGGCCTCGTCGAAGCTGGTAACCACCAATCCCGATCTGCCACGCCAGTCCTCTATTTGTTCCCTCTCTACCATGCTCGCCGAtcttcaacaacaacaacaacatcaacaaAACCCTTCATCCTCCTCTAAGGCCTTTGGCGCCTCCATGAGCATGGACGACCTCTTGAAGAACCTTTACTCCGACCAGACCCCAAACCAGCTCCCACTCGATGGTTCTTCTTCGATCTCTCCCCAGGGGAGCTTCTCCCAGCCCAAGGAGCTCGGAGACAAGACGGTGGACGACGTCTGGAAAGAGATCGTGGCCGGCAACGATAATCAGAGGCAAGCGGGTGCAGAGGAAGCAGGGAACGACGCTGCTTCTGGTCAGCTTGAGGAGATGACTCTGGAGGACTTCTTGACCAAAACCGGGGCGGTAAGGGAGGAGGACGTCAGAAGCGGAGCGGTGGTTCCGGGCCCTGGGGGTTATGGTGTCGACTCTTCCGCCGCAGTGGCCATGAACGGTGGTCAGTTCGCTCTGCAGGGGGTGGAGGTGGGACATGCACTGGTGCCGTTTGACGGTAGAGTTGTTGTTGGAGGAGCAGTAGGAGGGGGGAGGGGAAAGAGAAGGGCAGTTGAGGAGCCGGTGGTCGATAAGGCCACGCAGCAGAGGCAGAGACGTATGATCAAAAACCGAGAGTCAGCTGCCAGGTCCAGGGAACGCAAGCAG GCTTACACAGTTGAGCTAGAATCTCTGGTGACCCAGCTGGAGGAGGAGAAAGCACGGCTTTTAAGAGAAGAG GCTTCCCAAAACAAGGAGAGATTCAAGCAG CTCATGCAGAACCTCATTCCAGTTGTGGAGAAGCGAAGACCGCCACGCACTCTTCGGAGAGTCAATTCTGTGCACTGGTAG